The following are from one region of the Scyliorhinus canicula chromosome 26, sScyCan1.1, whole genome shotgun sequence genome:
- the npy8br gene encoding neuropeptide Y receptor Y8b, whose translation MDQNFNHSMKFHPVSWPNISLLAEQFQFCSDSVSSTTFLVVAYSAVMAVGVIGNVCLVLVIIRQKEMRNVTNILIANLSCSDILISTICLPVTVIYTMMDRWILGAALCKLTPFVQCMSVTVSILSLVLIALERHQLIINPTGWKPSVRHAYLATAVSWLVGCFISLPFVSFNILTNEPYANVSFLLDMFEDHAACIEHWSSERQKLAYTTCLLVFQYGLPLLLMLICYFRIFLRLRRRREMVDRARDGNRRVSHSRRINVMLASIVAAFGLCWLPLTVFNTIFDWNHEAISICHHNLIFSLCHLTAMLSTCVNPIIYGFLNSNFQKEVKAMLYRCRCGGASDSYETFPLSTVNTELSKASVRH comes from the coding sequence ATGGATCAGAACTTCAACCATTCCATGAAATTCCATCCTGTCTCCTGGCCCAACATTTCACTGCTGGCGGAGCAGTTCCAGTTCTGCTCTGACTCAGTGAGTAGCACCACTTTCCTCGTCGTGGCGTACAGTGCAGTGATGGCAGTGGGTGTGATCGGCAACGTGTGCCTGGTTCTGGTCATCATCAGGCAGAAGGAAATGCGCAATGTGACCAACATCTTAATTGCCAATCTGTCGTGTTCTGACATCCTCATCTCCACCATATGCCTACCAGTGACAGTGATCTACACCATGATGGACCGTTGGATCCTTGGGGCCGCACTTTGCAAGTTGACCCCATTTGTTCAGTGCATGTCAGTCACTGTGTCCATCCTGTCCTTGGTCCTAATTGCTTTGGAGAGACACCAGCTAATCATCAACCCTACTGGCTGGAAGCCAAGTGTAAGACATGCTTACTTGGCAACAGCTGTCAGctggttggtggggtgtttcATCTCTTTGCCCTTTGTGTCCTTCAACATCTTGACCAACGAGCCCTACGCAAATGTCTCCTTTCTCCTGGACATGTTTGAGGACCATGCAGCTTGTATTGAGCACTGGTCTTCAGAACGACAGAAGCTAGCCTATACCACCTGCCTCTTGGTTTTTCAGTATGGCTTGCCACTACTCCTGATGCTGATTTGCTATTTCCGGATCTTTCTGCGACTTCGAAGGCGCCGGGAGATGGTGGACCGGGCTAGGGATGGCAACCGCAGGGTCAGCCACAGTCGGAGGATCAACGTCATGTTGGCATCTATCGTCGCAGCCTTTGGCCTTTGCTGGCTGCCGCTCACCGTCTTCAATACCATCTTCGATTGGAACCACGAGGCCATCTCCATTTGTCACCACAACCTGATCTTCTCCCTCTGTCACCTGACAGCCATGTTGTCCACCTGTGTCAACCCAATCATCTATGGTTTCCTGAACAGCAACTTCCAAAAGGAAGTGAAGGCCATGCTGTACAGATGTCGCTGTGGGGGGGCCTCAGACAGTTATGAGACTTTCCCCCTGTCCACGGTCAACACTGAGCTGTCAAAAGCTTCTGTGCGCCATTAA